The sequence CTGGAAGAGTGCTTGGATGATGAACTTCCTTATGGTTGGGAGAAAATAGATGATCCTCACTATGGAACCTATTACATAGACCATGTAAATAGGCGGACACAGTATGAAAATCCTGTTATTCAAGCCAAGAGAGCAGCTCAAGGAAGTGGGAGTAAGTACATTTGCCTTTGAAGTGCTTATGATTAGTGCTAGTATAACTAAAGGAGGGTGGTCTTCCTTTTCAAACTGCAATGTATATGATTTGCTGCTGACAACACTTTTGGTTCAGGTCCTAGGTAGGGTTGAATGTGAAAATGGAAGATAGTCCAAATTATAATGATGATTCCAACAtggaaaatgtcattttcttaTTTGATCCTTCTGGTTACTAATGAAGCGCTGTGAATTGGAGctggttaattttgaaaaaaaaaaggattcagtaataaatacagtaaaacatTTTCGTATATGATTGTATTCCTTTCATATCTTGTTACTCTATTTTTTCTCTTCTGATTTGCTATGATTTTTCTTCAACCTTtaattaatgcttataatttcttttaatacttttCTTATCAGCCAAATTTTTATGCTAAGCCTCAAAGTCAGACATCTGAAATGATGCTGGATATTATAGAATGGAAATCATTGTATACTTAAAAAATGGATTGCTCCTACAAAGCCCAACGGGAGATTGCTCAATGACTCACCTACTTTCATTACTAACACTTCAGTGCAGGAAGCTTGGTTTGAATAGGttaggtagagctcaccccagacttggccacaggcatgtgaatttcttttgaaaaaaggacttaaacttttgtttttccACTGAATTTCCGTATAAGCTTGTttaagaggcacaccttttttcccagaaattgcagccgaaaatgggggtgcatcTCTTATACAAAcatcttatcttcccccctcacCTTCACTGgttgcaagtccaaggggaactgagtggccttggttttcagtatgagtcagtcatctgaaaccctaggtcaaaaacaagtggcaggcaggggagtttctccatTAGTGACGTATTTATAAAATggtcctgtttgcttttcttacttgtAAGTATCATGCCGTCACGTCGGCACCTCAGAGgagaacatggaaaagatcgcgcggggttttttTTTGCTCaggagggcacgctaaatttactgccacgagtgggcatcccatggcatttatactgcaaatagtaatcgcatatcaaacgtagagaaacatgtagttttgaaggacaatacctggttaatagtagacatctgtcttgccgagtaatttccattatgctaaggacctgatttttcaaaaatcatcttcagacactGTTAGGAGGATAATTGCAACTgtaaattatattggtgtcaaaacctgtggTTTAAGAAATTCGAACAAGTGTGTACATTGTTAGACTAAATGGTGGatggaagaaatcggaaatgccgATAAGTGAAGAGCggtgaaggagaggtcgagggaaAGGAGCGTGCTCCTTCTGTCTTTCAAGCAACTAGGctaggagcaagggaagaacacgtccgatcttttATATGATGTCACTGCCTTCAAAGTGAAGGTCCaaaggtgcagcaatgtgatatacgcagtttgcgttgcctgaagtttccagtctgtctcgtcttgtttgaatgcactcatgctaagcttgtttcttccgaaatggtcctgtttggactatgttgaatattagtagccttgttgcgACTATAAATCTTTCGATCAATacattagagcttaaaaaacttaaatgtcgTCAGATATGCATCTGCTAAATGCTGTCGTATATGAGCgctaggtctcattcttttttgaacctcgtgtgtgttatacaatcatacaattgatgaaagctatcgagatatcttcaagctcagtaggtgactcacctagcatttcgCCTctagaaactgggagaattgatcctggtagaccgaaaaaggtcagttggtgataTGGGGTAGGGAagaaacacatttccattgttcccgtgtaacttgatattttcctttgaggcaagtgatttatggtctgtggggtctcagaaaggaaaaaaaatggcagaggcattggctgatggagggccgagtgtggttctgTGAAATCTATGACGTTGTTATTATCCTACGgggctgagattcccctgattgttgttctatctcttgggaaggttcttgctacgtgcctgtcgtgtttgccttaaaattttctacggctgcaattctattgcaatactcctacgagagcttttaaacaaaattgttcgtgagtaagACGAGCATCGTGGAGCCATGGCATATGCTAAGAGATCTcaaggatcggaactctttctactctctCTTATGGGGCATTCAAGAaagcattcatttaaaatttcggattcagattcaatttcttcgatgaATTTGGATCGGGAGTTTAAGGTGAGGGGCATTAtcaggtggaacgaaacccttaggacgggctcgcggggtacactcctgaggtatctgatccgaccatccctagtaagcatcataaggtcaAGTGTATACCTACATATCTCTGAGTGCCATACATATTGTGTAAATTTAGCCGGAAAAATGCTgcttaaatttttagtattgaaagagaaaattttgataactgtcacaagtccaggcatacgtctgcaacatcgtgcgataggataaaaaaaatgcggctaaattttttttctttagcttcgatGTTCAACATAGGGGTGCGTCTATTACACATGTGCGGCTCTTACACGCGCTAATAAGGTTTTTTACCACCTAGTTTCGATGGTTTACATCTTCTGGTGAGGTGTACCTACTGTTAATTGCTTACCGTAGAGCTACAATATGAGGAATGAACTCTGTTATAATGAAATTTTGCTTAGAAGAACAATTTTATGGGGTCCTTCGAAATTTACTGGTAAAATTATAGGAAAGCTtcattgttatgaaatttcaCAATTGCAAACTAGGTCAGACTGAAGTCAATTTTTATAgtattggaagaattgagtggagaataGCGGTGAGTAAATGTTAAAGTGTTCTTTGGGAGCGAGGCTGGGAGAGGAATGCAAACCCAGACCTCTGCTCCATTGAAACTAACAACCAGTCCAAGCTGTTAAAATGTTTGTCAAATGCTCAAAATTATGTCATGAATCTCTCAAAATTTACCCAGTCAAGGATGCTTACCTAATATTTaggcctaatttttttcttcatactgGCTGGAACTTTCAATTACCAGTGACCAATTTGCTCCGTGGATGCCTTCAGTATGGAAGGTGTGTTGTTGCACCTGGTGAAGCTTGCCTCCATTTGCTGCTACCATAAAATTCTACTTTCACATAACTAATCATAACTGCACTAAAAGTTGTCTAGATAACATTGAGTAATTTCCCTGCTGGCGACTAAGGTATGGAGAAATTACTACTTATTTTCCTGCATccttaattttaaaagaattatcaATATGTCATAACACAGGAAGCCATGGTCTCATTTTGGAACATAAAGTAATGCAGTTTCTTTTTTGATAAAACTTGTAAtcttcattgaaaataaatttcgctTAATTTTATTCTGCTTGTAGTTTCcatttccaaagttttttttgcgcAATTTTGCAATCTTtatctcaattttgaaaatgcatttagttGACTTTTTATGCTATATTCTGACTGAGTTTATCAATCTTATTTTTGGTAGCATTCTtggcaatgtatttattttactttgccTCTCTTGGTTTTTGTGTTGCATGAAACACTTTATTTGCCTTATTTTAGCTTCCATGCCTGAAGCAGAAGCTGGCCCCTATCCCCAATACAGGAAACCCCTTAATTCATCTGGAGGGAGGTCCAGTGGCAGCAATCACTCAGGGACTGGAAAGCGTTCAAATAGTGAGTGTGTTTATTGGCGTAAATCTTCAGTTGAACTAGCTCTTTGAGTCCCTCACCACATAAGATGATCTTAAGTACCTCTTTAGGTTGAAACTCTTAATTTTACCAGTTAATGTTGCTTTTTGTTGTGGAATTGTGGAAAAAAGTTTTCTGTCTATCTTTATGATGGCACATTTTGTTTTATGCATTAATGATTTATGTAATTAATGTCTAACTTAAAGCACTTTTTAATGTGATTGGTCTTTAATGTGGTCttgattatcatttttaaatgtattatcaTGCTTTTTTGGGGAAGTGAAATGTAAATAGACTAACCAGTGCCATTTACTCATTGGTTTGAGGATATGTTCAATTATATGCCCTCTATAATATTTTAGTGTAATCCTTATTTATCTCCTCCTATTAATGAGACTAGTCATTTTGCTGTTATGAATAGTAGGCTCAGAGCAAAATTGGTTACTTCATCTTCAGttaattttttgcatgaatagttaaataaattttgatgtcTTTCGTTTTGAATCTCTCTTGAAGGGAATATGTAGAAAAATTTTCTAACTTAAACGTAAGAGATTTTGGGGCTGAGAGGTTTAATGATTTTTGATGATTGTGAGGATTTTAGTGTTGACTTAATCTCATTTAGCTGTCACGTTATGATTGTAATGCTTTGGTATTTAGGATAGTTCGTTAGCATTTTACGACATTTTATTGTTTGGTTGTATTTGTGTGAGGGTAATTTAGCCTGCACAAAATATTCTTGTGTGCAGTGCAGCTGTGAAAATGAGTATTATGGATTCCTGTATTTGATAATTTGAACAAGTTTTTCTTGCTGAAAATAGATTCATAAGCCTTTAGAGGAGTTAGATTTAGTATCCATTTAGTTGGATATTTGCCCTGAACTACAGCAAAATGTTGCCATCCAGTTAAAATTCCCATTTAAAGTTGTCATTTTGGGATATAATAGTACTCTTTTGCTCTGTGCTGATTTGAGTTTGAATCCTTGAATTCTAAATTTTTCATGCTTGATTATACTGTCCATGCATAAAGTCTGGATACCCAAGTTAGAAGCGTTATGTTTGAGTAACTATTCTATCCGATGTTATGAAATTAACTGCAAATGAGaggaaatttatttatgtttcctCAATATAATCAGCTACTCATCCTTTCAATGACAGTTTTTATCTGGCTTTGTATGAAAAAGGCACTGGTTTAAATTCTCTGAATATGATTCCTCCACTTTTagtgccattttttaaacttctcCGTGCATTACATATGAATGTCCATGCAATGGAAGAATAGACTCTTAGACATGCATACTCTAAGCAAAACTTTTCAATGATTGTGTGAGTGCTAAAATCTGTCGCTAAAGAAAACTCTGAATTTCGCTACCATCAGAGAGGCGTCACAAGCTACCACTAGTGAAACCAGCTTACCTGTTCCTACAGAAATGGAAGATTATTCTATGAAAGAGAATAATCCTAcgaatataatcaacagatttgggcgttacttggtggaacgatgaaatattcatggtgaaataaaaacacagtactattccacaaatttatatttttggagtctactagtttcgacgtttacaccatCATTATCACGTCACACGTCATtttgaagacaaaagtggtgtctatgccctgacatgcgacgagtgcaacggtgtgtacgttggtcaaacgggccgcaagtttaaaactcgtgttgatgaacacaaaagaagtgctcgtttgaaagactccatttcccatttttctaaacacctgtccgaatccggccacaacagtgattttaatattaaaattttacatgtacatgacaaaagtgtaaaactggatattttagaaatcatcaaatgcactcttgcacgtaacatcgaaatttttaatgatatgactgttcaaatgttctaactttttatctactgttttaaaatctgacttcttccttgacaatccttcctcctccccttctcattaacctcgttaccacctgacttttatctgcctgcccccaccccacctccccaagcttttatactttttgttttgaacctccaatccaaccaacaatgcccaaccaacaatgctcaatgctcctcctcatttagttccccctccctcctccttccctcacactattgttggataaataaggctggatgttgtatgctattctcagttagtcttgataatgacggtgtaaacgtcgaaactagtagactccaaaaatataaatttgtggaatagtactgtgtttttatttcaccatgaataatcCTACGAATATTCCGCACATACAAAGCCAGATAACTAAACACTCCATTTAGGGCTGAGTTTCTCATAATATTGAGGAAGCATAGAAATTAATTTCGTTTCTAGGTTATTCCATAACCACCAATGAAGTAGTTCAGAGGTAGAACTCTTCAAACTTGTGTATCTCCACTTTTGGAAGGACAGTATGACAGtctattttatttcctcaaatatgGCAGAAAATATAAGTTACATATGCTGTGCTTGATTTATTTTAGCTATTAAATCCTTAATCATCCTAATAATGCATTAATAATCTAATTTGTGTGAAAGCTTTTCTCTTAAGGATGGAAATTTCTAATGTGATTTTTTTGTGGATTGTGTAGAGTAGGTGTTGGGATGCACATTTGTCCTTTGAGTACACTTTTAATTCTCTCAATTTACCTTAATCAcccatatttgtttttaattattttattgttcctTGATTTATGAAAGATACTATGATCCTTAAGCAATATTACatgctttttaatattttttctgtacatcatgtaaatatttctatttagtaTCTTTGATTTGTACTATGAGTACCATGTAGAATTCCATTGAATGACTtcaaatttgaagaattaaaataaaaaattggtctTGATATTTATTTAAGTCTGCTATGTGACATCTCGTTTTAAGGAACAAGTGTATCATGCTAGTATGTGAGAAAAGTTAGGCAGAAGATTGTTTGCTGGCTCATAAATTTTTTACAGGTTTTGAACTCATATTTAGGAAACTGTATATTGGACCTTGTAAATCACATTCTTTATCCAAAAAGAAATTGCAGCAATTGGGTAAATTACTGCATTTCAATTGTTGATGAATTTAGATTATATTACttggaattataaaattataatctttttaaatatgtagctttatatttttactgttggattattattattgttggaAATGAATGGATTGAAAGCATTTTTTACTGTGACTTAGCCTATTCTTTTCTAAGTCAACCATCCCTTTCATTATCATCAACTCTATGCCCCCAATGCTAGGATTTGGGACTCAAggagctatattttttttacaaagcttGAAGAGAATGAGTTCAGTAAAAATGATGTTGAGAAAGACATTGGTTTGTCATCAGGCTACTTAGAGTATGTTTTTACTCGTCTTCGTAAATTCTGTTATGTGATTTGATGTGTTGGATTCTGTGGTGACAGGCGTGTCTCTGGTCTTTAGGGCTGAACTTGTACCTGACCTGTATACCTTGCTTGGCTACCGAAGGGAAAGATGTAATGCTGAATATTCAAGCACAGCACACCTATGTAAAGCCACGAGAAAGCGGGATTTCAGCACAAGCGGGCACATCCATCATCCATGCAAGTTCCCAACCACGGCACTCCGCAATTCCTACCCTTCCACCTAAGCAATTCTCAGAGACTAAGAGCCCTTCTCTAAACCAGACTATAGTTCCCAAATTTGCCCTTCCATCCTTCCCACCTCAGGTGTCCCCAAACTGGCCGTACCTTTTTCTGGCCAGTTCTCCTGACCAGGACGGCACCTTTGCTTCTCCTGGAAGGGATTGGGATCCAAATGGCTCATTTTCTAAGTTTCCCACCTCAGATCCTCTGTCTGAGGCTGATGCTGCCCTGTTTTCCTCTAATTACTTGGGAGCAGAGAATGGTTTTCCTTTGGTTGGAGGTTCTGCTATGAGGAATCGCTTGAAACGATACTCTTCCAGAATCCCTCTCTGGCCATGTGGCTCTGATATCCTTCTTTCTTCTGCTCAGAATTATCCTGACCAAGTTACCTATTCTCCCAAATCCAAATCTGCCACCAATCCCTTCTATTATAGAATGAATAGTGAAGGTCAGGTTATTGGAGTTGAAAACAAAAACTTTAAGGCACAAAAACACAAggcaaaaggtataaaaaatcatatttcatgtatattttttagCATTCTAACCTAGAGTTCTACTAACAAGTGAAGTCATAATTAGGTTATATAGGTGCCTGCTTGGATGTGTTTGCGACATGTGCATTGGGGATTTACTAATACATTAACTTCGAAGAGTATAGTTGCTGCTTTACATATCAACCTGtagaaaattgcatttattttcttaCCATAATTAAATGTCATTTTCGCTGTACTCTGTCCCAACCTTGAGTGCCTTTGAAGGGGAAGATTGAATTTCAGTAATGCATGACAAGGCTGTTTTGTActgagaaaaaatgtaatggtgAAAGTGctttcaatcaatttcttcccACTAAAgtaatttttgagtgtcatagTAGTAATGAGGCTAGTGACTGACAgttgatttaattttctttatcagATTATGAACGCCCATTCTTTACACGTAATCCAAATGAGTTAAGAGGGGAAAGAATACAGACGACTCTAGTGAAATCCTCGAGAGGTCTTGGATTTACAATTGTTGGTGGGGATGATACAGAGGaagaatttctacaaataaaatcCAAGGTTCCTAATGGTCCAGCCTGGCTTGATGGGAAACTTCAAACTGGTATGCGTGTGTTTTTAACTCACATGTATGAAATTGGTCTACTAATAATTATATAAGTGCTGTCTTATACAAACAGTGATATTTCTAAATCTTCATTCTGAGTGATGACATTTTTGGTTGGGGTTCTCTATTGGtgtcatattttcctttttcaggtGATGTACTTGTGTATGTGAATGATACTTGTGTTTTGGGTTTTACTCATCATGATATGGTTAGCATGTTCCAGTCCATTGGGCCTAATGAAACAGTCTCTTTGGAAGTTTGTAGAGGCTATCCTCTCCCTTTTGACCCAAATGATCCTAACACCGAAGTTGTCACTACAGTGGCTGTTAACGCACCCGGTAAGAATTCTTAATCCAACTAGAACCAATTTTCATGAGtcccgattttttttattcaatgatgATATCACTTTTTTTTCAGATGCAATGTCATCAGACACAAATGTATATGTGGATCGAGATGGGAATATGAAAGGTGAAAATTACAACTTCTTGGATGCATCATCTGAAGCTGGTAATGTCCATAATGGCTCCGATGATATGGTTAACAACTCAGTGAAGTCAATGCCTGACCTGTGCAACTCAGAAAAAATGAAGGGCATTCAAAGACCTAACAGCACTGATGCTATGCTCAGTGACTCTCCAGCAAATGCTCTTTCGTTGGGAGATTTTGCTGAATCTAGTTCAGGGAGACCTGAATTTCTGACGATATCAATTGTTAAAGGTGCTATGGGTTTTGGCTTCACTATTGCAGATAGTGCTTATGgtcaaaaagtgaaaaaaattctcgACAGGCAAAGGTGCAAAAACCTCATGGAAGGTGATATTCTTGtggatataaataatattaacgtGAGGAATATGTGTCACAGTGAAGTTGTCCAAGTGTTAAAAGATTGTCCTAGAAATCAAGAGGCTACTGTAATGGTTCAGCGAGGTGGTATAGGTTCACCAAGTAAAGGTAAAGCAAAGAAAAAGGAAGACCCATCAAGTCCTAGGAAAAATGTGTACAAAGAACCAATTGCAGGGTTATACAGGAGTAAAACTCCCACTGCAGACTTGTATAGTACTCAACAAAAGGAAGTGATACCTAACAGGCCAAAAACTCCTCTAGTGGACACAAGGGGTCGTCCCAAAACACCAACTTCCTCCCAGAGACCATGGACCCCCTCTGAAGGTGGTGGGGGCAGTAGTGTAGGTGCGAGTGATAATTTGGTTATAGGAAATACTGGTGGGAATGGTAGTGGAACTAGTGTTGTTGGTGAGTTTGGCACTTCGGAAATCTCAGGATTAGGGCCATCGCAGTATGGTAAGGGTAAATCAGGTCTAAGGGGGGAGGGTACTGGCAACAAAATGGCTATGTCCCAAAATCCTGGCTCCCCTATGTCACCATATGATCCTTACAAAAGTAGTTTGCCATATCCAAATGTGAATTACCCAATGGGTGGACATGATCCTTCTCGTAGTCCCCTCTCGCACATAGGTGACCGAATGATGTCTGTGAACTTACAGGATAACCCTAAAGGAGAGTACATCCGCAGTCATAGTCCTGGTAATGATTTGGATGGTAGGATGAACAGTGGTGAAATGGACCCAGTGCAAAGTGATGGTTGGAATAAACCTCAGGGCCATTATGATTTTAAAAGTGGTGAACATTTTTCTGGTAATGTGCCTCAATCTCCTAGTGTGTATGACCATGGTGTTACAGACATAAATCGATCTGATAATCGTTCTCCCTCAACGGAATACTATGGCCAGTACATTTCCTCCTCTTTCTTTAATGGCTATGGTGGATCATATGATCAAAGTTACGGTTATGGTTATGGTGAAGTTCAAGGTGGTGGAGGTTATCCTCCTCATAAAGACTATGGCTTTGCTGCACAAGGCAGTGGCTGTAATCCCATGTCCCCTAACCTACTGGGTGGTTCTATTCCCCCATCTAGTAGTGGATACTACACATCAGACAGCTTAAGCAGAAGAAAAGAAAGTACCAGTTTTGAACATGAACAACCTTACCCTAGTGCTGTTATTAGGTAAGTTTTAGCTGTTACTGTTATGTATTAATATCATTCCAAAAttgttgataaattattttctgtgaacGTGAATGTCTCTCTTAAAACATCCATTCTATGAAAGGCATTGTGCTaccattaattattaatattgtgATGCTAAAACAAAAACACTTCTTTAGTAATTGTCCAACTTACATGGAACATGTACTGTCCCAGGTTTTGACAAGAAACCACCAATTCAAGGTACTTATCTGTGCATGTATCATTAAAGTGCGGATAATTACTTCAGAATTGCTTTCCTCCATCATCATGATAGAAAAATTTCACCGGATAAAACCagagtcaaaattttttgttaatatgtatttctttttttaagtgccctctcatgtattttcttttggGAAATGTAATtgcatgacatttaaaaaatggttgTGAAAGTAGTGTTTTCTCTAGCATccaggaaaatttgtttttttaaattgttataacGACAGTATTTGGCAGTTAGTGACATAATCTTAGATAGTTTTACTACTATAGCACAAATGTGATCTCTTTTGTTTTAAGGAAATATCTGTTTGTTTTTaggcaattttttatcaaaatatttgtttagaaAGTTTTTCATCATTGAAAAGGGACTAAGTGAATGTGGTAATTCAGGTTTTTAGTGAAATTTGtgtcaaaaatatttagaaacttTAAAGAAACCTTTCCTTAATATTATGTAATGCTTTGGTGAAATGATCTCACCATATGCAACAAAATTACTTTACTACCTgtgattttgccatttcaacatTCAGTATTTGTGCAGTTGTATCCATAAGTTATGCTAAGCTTCTGttcggaaatgaaatttatttattttttataatctcacaGGGGAGGAAATTTGAACTGCTCTTACATCTTATGCAAAATTGCAATTGCTGCTTCATCTAAAGCTATAAGTTCACATTTAGTGGGCAGCTCATTTTTGAGTTAAAATTGAAATACgagaatttaattttagtttcattCTTCAATGAGCAGATCATCCTGGTCAACTTTTAAACTTAACTGTGTATTCCCTTGATGTCACATAAAGGAAtgtaaaaatgatgaaaagtgATTGTAACAATGTAGAAGATGCTGTTTGAATTTCTCTCACCGTGAGATGATAGTAAAAACATAAACATGTAACATTTTCAAAACTGCATAGAAAGCTCAATTTGTCGCTTTACTTTTGCATTCAACTGTGCAATATATACTTCCATGTATAGTATTTTTGTGTAAGTAAAATACATAGTATCCctatatttctttatattttgtgtaCTTAACAAAGATAGATAATTTTATGAGTGTTTGGTATTTGCCcaaat comes from Ischnura elegans chromosome X, ioIscEleg1.1, whole genome shotgun sequence and encodes:
- the LOC124171931 gene encoding membrane-associated guanylate kinase, WW and PDZ domain-containing protein 2-like isoform X2 — encoded protein: MLKSGQKRPTTPNKSKSDASTHDAAAHWRQGVRETVITTGADGGLNFSIRGGSDNGEFAYVCDIYQSKIKYVSGTLQDQDVLLEIQGQKVAGYTQRDVVAWLNHCCRNGNPVVLKTVTSGTITKDLRQFLNTRFQKGSIDHDLQNTIRDNLYLRTVPVTTRSPREGEVNGVDYTFLTLDEFMALERSGNLLESGVYEGNHYGTPKPSREPPVSPPQSSGSNPNLSPAGHIFGGLFPGAHPSSEGKRKRNRSNVEAMASKTMDPEPIEEGMMGEGISNSGEQIPGPPGPGCPPNYLHAGECPESPRGDLGPLPPNWEKAYTERGEVYFIDHNSGTSHWLDPRLSKFQKKSLEECLDDELPYGWEKIDDPHYGTYYIDHVNRRTQYENPVIQAKRAAQGSGTSMPEAEAGPYPQYRKPLNSSGGRSSGSNHSGTGKRSNRLNLYLTCIPCLATEGKDVMLNIQAQHTYVKPRESGISAQAGTSIIHASSQPRHSAIPTLPPKQFSETKSPSLNQTIVPKFALPSFPPQVSPNWPYLFLASSPDQDGTFASPGRDWDPNGSFSKFPTSDPLSEADAALFSSNYLGAENGFPLVGGSAMRNRLKRYSSRIPLWPCGSDILLSSAQNYPDQVTYSPKSKSATNPFYYRMNSEGQVIGVENKNFKAQKHKAKDYERPFFTRNPNELRGERIQTTLVKSSRGLGFTIVGGDDTEEEFLQIKSKVPNGPAWLDGKLQTGDVLVYVNDTCVLGFTHHDMVSMFQSIGPNETVSLEVCRGYPLPFDPNDPNTEVVTTVAVNAPDAMSSDTNVYVDRDGNMKGENYNFLDASSEAGNVHNGSDDMVNNSVKSMPDLCNSEKMKGIQRPNSTDAMLSDSPANALSLGDFAESSSGRPEFLTISIVKGAMGFGFTIADSAYGQKVKKILDRQRCKNLMEGDILVDINNINVRNMCHSEVVQVLKDCPRNQEATVMVQRGGIGSPSKGKAKKKEDPSSPRKNVYKEPIAGLYRSKTPTADLYSTQQKEVIPNRPKTPLVDTRGRPKTPTSSQRPWTPSEGGGGSSVGASDNLVIGNTGGNGSGTSVVGEFGTSEISGLGPSQYGKGKSGLRGEGTGNKMAMSQNPGSPMSPYDPYKSSLPYPNVNYPMGGHDPSRSPLSHIGDRMMSVNLQDNPKGEYIRSHSPGNDLDGRMNSGEMDPVQSDGWNKPQGHYDFKSGEHFSGNVPQSPSVYDHGVTDINRSDNRSPSTEYYGQYISSSFFNGYGGSYDQSYGYGYGEVQGGGGYPPHKDYGFAAQGSGCNPMSPNLLGGSIPPSSSGYYTSDSLSRRKESTSFEHEQPYPSAVIRYSRDPRWPDSGPVIGMGGAAVVSSPDTGASTGNHIMPSEWYETVVTLVRQETGFGFRIVGGTEEGSQVSIGHIVPGGAADVDGRLCTGDEIVSVDGQSVLTTSHHHVVQLMGHAASNGQVTLGIRRRVIPSNEGPSYPRQDIGYPYDVSVTRQENEGFGFVIISSVNKAGSTIGRIIEGSPAERCGQLHVGDRILAVNHIDIMNLHHGDIVNLIKDSGYSVTLSIGPPLDDTSSTASASQREEEANVEEEHYHAVELGRGIRGFGFSIRGGREYQNMPLFVLQIAENGPAAVDGRLKIGDQIIEINGINTKNMTHAEAIEIIRNGGPSVRLLVRRCGKVPPPALDHQAIPSSCAASPQSSGLRPGSSLSQPGTGVLGMGQVALPSGSGANSNGPLSHSSSCEPGYWDRYAQS